One window from the genome of Pyrus communis chromosome 16, drPyrComm1.1, whole genome shotgun sequence encodes:
- the LOC137720342 gene encoding uncharacterized protein, whose product MEDSADVSAVLEFLRANGFSEAESALKEDMIEKGELGSFDYEKFLFPMVPPLPPVRIPASFRRPEVQGGGECSGSSSAEDDEFVSLGSSTSNKCSSEFTNPYGVRSTSPSSSQASSDRFSQFGTARDYHDFDMQNDLFWHDEKDDGGDFMTPCFEGPDFFACPTEDKFIMTSDTDKGNEKVLVLNYKSEAFQSEISLDCLDKSCLTDVSPVDDTREVYAMNYYHFDKKNQLEEGFEEHSAECCYPSLKKTDFNDCQLDVSGGILRTDIDSAPYHKLSNSSNYSAKRSSKNGQGEKFMGSSGLDDKVAVKDFMPKGVKGYEGVGEVKEGSHEPEVAADGDGVAPSEILMYNNDEDFEVFELRIVHRKNRTGFEESKDFPIVLKTVIASRYYVTEYLGSAAFSKVVQAHDLHTGVDVCLKIIKNDKEFFDQSLDEIKLLKFANKNDPADEHHILRLYDYFYHQEHLFIVCELLRANLYEFQKFSQESAGEAYFTIRRLQIITRQCLEALDYLHCLGIIHCDLKPENILIKSYRRCEIKIIDLGSSCFRTDNLCLYVQSRSYRAPEVILGLPYDEKIDMWSLGCILAELWSGEVLFPNDGVVMILARMIGMLGPIDLDMLVKGQETDKYFTNELDLYHINEETSQLEYIIPEESSLENHLQVTDIGFIDFVKSLLEVNPERRPTAREALEHPWLSYTYE is encoded by the exons ATGGAGGACTCGGCCGACGTCTCGGCGGTGCTCGAATTCCTGAGAGCAAACGGGTTTTCGGAGGCCGAATCCGCTCTCAAAGAGGACATGATTGAGAAAGGCGAACTGGGTTCTTTCGATTACGAGAAGTTCTTGTTTCCGATGGTTCCTCCGCTGCCGCCGGTCAGAATTCCGGCGAGTTTCCGACGACCTGAGGTTCAGGGCGGTGGAGAATGCTCGGGATCGAGCTCGGCGGAGGACGATGAGTTTGTGAGCTTAGGGTCTTCTACTTCTAACAAGTGCTCTTCAG AATTTACAAATCCGTATGGAGTTCGATCAACATCTCCAAGCAGTTCCCAGGCTTCATCTGATAGGTTCTCTCAGTTTGGCACGGCACGCGATTACCACGATTTCGATATGCAAAATGACCTGTTCTGGCACGATGAGAAAGATGATGGAGGAGACTTCATGACTCCTTGCTTTGAAGGGCCAGACTTCTTCGCTTGTCCCACTGAAGATAAGTTCATCATGACTTCCGATACAGACAAGGGGAACGAGAAAGTGCTGGTTCTGAATTATAAATCCGAGGCATTTCAATCGGAAATAAGCCTCGATTGCCTGGACAAGAGTTGTCTTACTGATGTTTCTCCCGTGGATGATACAAGGGAGGTTTATGCGATGAATTATTATCATTTTGATAAGAAAAATCAGTTGGAAGAAGGCTTTGAGGAACATTCTGCAGAATGCTGCTATCCAAGTTTGAAAAAAACTGATTTCAACGATTGCCAATTAGATGTTTCGGGGGGTATCCTTCGTACGGATATTGATTCTGCTCCATATCACAAGTTAAGCAATAGTTCTAATTACTCAGCCAAAAGGAGTTCAAAAAATGGCCAGGGTGAAAAGTTTATGGGGTCCTCTGGTTTAGACGATAAGGTTGCAGTGAAAGATTTCATGCCAAAGGGAGTTAAGGGATATGAAGGAGTCGGTGAAGTAAAAGAAGGATCCCACGAGCCTGAGGTTGCTGCTGATGGAGATGGTGTTGCTCCCAGTGAGATTTTGATGTACAATAATGACGAGGATTTTGAAGTTTTCGAGTTGAGAATCGTACACAGGAAGAACAG GACCGGATTTGAAGAAAGCAAGGATTTCCCTATTGTGCTAAAGACTGTAATTGCAAGCAGATACTATGTAACAGAATATCTTGGTTCAGCAGCTTTCAGTAAGGTTGTACAGGCTCATGATCTTCACACAGGAGTCGATGTTTGCCTTAAGATCATAAAGAATGATAAAGAATTTTTCGATCAGAGTCTGGATGAGATTAAACTTCTAAAGTTTGCCAACAAAAATGACCCTGCAGACGAACACCACATTTTGCGACTTTATGACTACTTCTATCATCAG GAGCATCTCTTCATTGTTTGCGAACTCCTTCGGGCAAACTTGTATGAATTTCAGAAGTTCAGTCAAGAATCTGCTGGAGAAGCTTACTTCACAATAAGAAGGTTGCAG ATCATAACCCGTCAATGTTTAGAGGCATTGGACTATTTGCATTGCTTGGGAATTATTCACTGTGATCTAAAGCCTGAAAACATTCTTATAAAAAGTTACAGAAGATGTGAAATAAAGATAATTGATCTTGGAAGCAGTTGCTTTCGCACGGACAACCTGTGTCTATATGTGCAATCTCGTTCCTATAGAGCTCCTGAAGTCATTCTTGGCCTCCCTTATGACGAGAAGATTGACATGTGGTCTCTTGGCTGTATATTGGCGGAGTTATGGTCCGGAGAA GTGCTCTTTCCAAATGACGGGGTTGTAATGATCCTTGCGCGCATGATTGGAATGCTTGGTCCTATTGATCTGGATATGTTAGTGAAAGGTCAGGAGACCGATAAGTACTTCACAAACGAGTTAGATCTTTACCACATAAATGAG GAAACAAGCCAACTGGAATACATAATCCCAGAGGAGTCCTCCTTGGAGAATCACCTGCAAGTAACCGACATTGGGTTTATCGACTTTGTCAAAAGCCTGCTTGAAGTCAATCCTGAGAGACGCCCAACCGCAAGGGAAGCACTAGAGCACCCATGGCTTTCCTACACATATGAATGA
- the LOC137720494 gene encoding uncharacterized protein, translating into MAELTQGEVVYSPKTLQVWRALLNWFGFFFQIFLRILRALGHHPLLSSSSSSSASSAAFKSLPVIELPENDSPAASAVVIADTPDSDSDDPFEKLTVVLDLDETLVCAYETSSLPAVVRTQATEGGMKWFELECVSSDKECDGKPKVNYVTVFERPGLHDFLKQVSQFAELVLFTAGLEGYARPLVDRIDVDNLFSCRLYRPSTTSTEYREHVKDLSGLSKDMRRIVIVDNNPFSFLLQPSNGIPCIPFSAGQTHDTQLLDVLLPLLKQLSLQKDVRPALYERFHMPEWFQKQGIPSTAWK; encoded by the exons ATGGCTGAGTTGACTCAGGGCGAGGTGGTCTACTCGCCCAAGACTCTCCAAGTCTGGCGAGCTCTGCTCAACTGGTTCGGCTTCTTCTTCCAGATCTTCCTCCGAATCCTCCGAGCTCTCGGTCACCACCCCctcctctcttcctcctcctcctcttccgcTTCTTCCGCCGCCTTCAAATCACTGCCCGTCATCGAGCTGCCCGAGAACGACTCTCCCGCCGCCTCCGCCGTTGTAATCGCCGACACTCCCGATTCCGACTCCGACGACCCTTTTGAAAAGCTCACG GTAGTTCTGGACCTGGATGAAACCCTAGTGTGTGCATATGAAACATCCAGCTTGCCGGCTGTAGTTCGAACTCAAGCAACTGAAGGTGGGATGAAGTGGTTTGAGCTTGAATGCGTATCTTCGGACAAG GAATGTGATGGCAAACCGAAGGTCAATTATGTCACAGTCTTTGAGCGTCCGGGGTTGCATGACTTCCTAAAACAAGTTAGTCAGTTTGCAGAGCTTGTGTTATTCACTGCTGGTCTTGAAG GTTATGCTAGGCCACTTGTTGACAGAATAGATGTGGATAATCTGTTCAGTTGTCGACTTTATCGGCCTTCAACAACTAGCAC GGAATACCGGGAGCATGTGAAGGATCTATCTGGTCTATCAAAGGATATGCGCCGAATTGTTATTGTTGACAACAATCCTTTCAGTTTCTTGTTGCAACCTTCGAATGGAATTCCATGCATTCCATTTTCTGCCGGGCAAACACACGACACACAG CTTTTGGATGTTCTTCTTCCACTCCTCAAGCAGCTCTCGCTGCAGAAAGACGTGAGACCTGCCCTTTATGAAAGGTTTCACATGCCCGAATGGTTTCAAAAGCAGGGGATTCCTTCAACTGCTTGGAAATAG